A window of the Comamonas sp. Y33R10-2 genome harbors these coding sequences:
- the rpsB gene encoding 30S ribosomal protein S2, whose amino-acid sequence MAVTMREMLEAGVHFGHQTRFWNPKMAPFIFGHRNKIHIVNLEKSLPMFQDAQKFVKQLTSNGGTVLMVGTKRQARDVVAEEAKRAGVPFVDQRWLGGMLTNFKTVKTSIKRLKDMKAQQEIGLDAMSKKEQLMFVRELEKLEKDIGGIQDMNGLPDAIFVIDVGFHKIAIAEAKKLGIPLVGVVDTNHNPEGIDYVIPGNDDSAKAVELYARGIADAILEGREARLNEVVKAAAGDNGDEFVEVEASAA is encoded by the coding sequence ATGGCAGTAACAATGCGCGAGATGCTGGAAGCCGGCGTCCACTTTGGTCACCAAACTCGTTTCTGGAATCCCAAGATGGCTCCGTTCATCTTCGGTCACCGTAACAAGATTCACATCGTTAACCTGGAAAAGTCGCTGCCGATGTTCCAGGACGCCCAAAAGTTCGTCAAGCAATTGACTTCTAACGGCGGCACCGTGCTGATGGTTGGTACAAAGCGTCAAGCCCGTGATGTGGTGGCTGAAGAGGCTAAGCGCGCTGGCGTGCCTTTCGTCGACCAGCGCTGGTTGGGCGGTATGCTGACTAACTTCAAGACCGTCAAGACTTCGATCAAACGTCTGAAGGACATGAAGGCTCAGCAAGAAATCGGCTTGGACGCAATGTCCAAGAAGGAACAGCTGATGTTCGTTCGCGAACTGGAAAAGCTGGAAAAAGACATCGGCGGCATTCAAGACATGAACGGTCTGCCTGACGCAATTTTCGTGATCGACGTGGGCTTCCACAAGATCGCTATTGCTGAAGCCAAGAAGCTGGGTATTCCTCTGGTCGGCGTGGTTGACACCAACCACAACCCCGAAGGTATCGACTACGTGATCCCTGGTAACGACGACTCCGCTAAGGCAGTCGAGCTGTACGCCCGCGGTATCGCTGACGCGATCCTGGAAGGCCGTGAAGCCCGTCTGAACGAAGTGGTGAAGGCTGCTGCTGGCGACAACGGCGACGAATTCGTCGAAGTGGAAGCGTCCGCCGCCTAA
- the bamA gene encoding outer membrane protein assembly factor BamA produces the protein MKKHFNRLGMRSATALAAMVLAAQAAWALEPFKVQDIRVEGLQRVEAGTVFASMPLRVGDDYNDEKGAAAIRSLFALGLFKDIRLEANGNVLVVVVEERPTIAEVNFAGTKEFDKDTLTKAMRDVGLADGRPFDKALADRAEQELKRQYINRSLYGAEVVTTVTPIERNRVNLTFTVSEGDPAKINEIHIVGNKAFKESTLKDLFDQDTGNWMSWYTKSDRYARNKLNADLESLRSYYLQRGYLEFRVDSTQVAISPDKQNIGLTVNVHEGNQYVVSGVKLDGNFLDRDDEFKSLVKIKPGEPYNADQVAETIKAFTDYYSNFGFAFAKVEAVPEIDRANNRVNITLQAQPSRRAYIRRISVSGNNKTRDEVIRREFRQFEASWYDGQKIKLSRDRVDRLGFFTQVGIETQEVPGSPDQVDLMINVVEKPTGSIQLGAGFSSAEKVSLSFGIKQENVFGSGNYLGLDVNTSKFNRTLVVSTTNPYFTDSGISRTYDLYYRTTRPYYDSGAYQIITKGASVRFGVPFSEIDTIFFGAGVEGNQIKPGNYMPGIYSQYCGGSDQEQVGCSKTGIPLTLGWSRDNRDSALAPNAGRYQRLNLEASFLSDMRYMKANYQVQQYIPLTKKYTIALNGELGWGKGIGGNPYPIFKNFYSGGLGSVRGFEQGSLGRRDSVNTNLALGGTRKLTLNGEFMVPFPGAGNDRTLRLFTFVDVGNVWAEGESMELNSLRASTGIGISWISPLGPLRLAYAQPIRKQTNDRIQKLQFQIGTSF, from the coding sequence ATGAAAAAACATTTCAATCGCTTGGGCATGCGCTCTGCAACTGCCTTGGCTGCTATGGTTTTAGCTGCTCAAGCAGCATGGGCGCTGGAGCCCTTCAAGGTTCAAGATATCCGCGTTGAGGGCTTGCAGCGTGTGGAGGCCGGTACGGTCTTCGCCTCCATGCCTTTGCGCGTTGGTGATGACTACAACGACGAAAAGGGCGCAGCTGCTATTCGTTCGTTGTTTGCTTTGGGCTTGTTTAAGGACATCCGCCTTGAAGCCAATGGCAATGTGCTGGTCGTGGTCGTTGAAGAGCGCCCCACCATTGCTGAAGTGAACTTTGCTGGCACCAAAGAGTTCGACAAGGACACCCTGACCAAGGCTATGCGCGATGTGGGCTTGGCCGATGGCCGCCCCTTCGATAAGGCGCTGGCGGACCGTGCTGAGCAAGAACTCAAGCGTCAATACATCAACCGCAGCCTGTACGGCGCGGAAGTGGTGACTACCGTTACGCCTATTGAGCGCAATCGTGTGAACTTGACCTTCACCGTCTCCGAAGGTGATCCTGCCAAGATCAATGAAATTCACATTGTTGGCAACAAAGCTTTCAAGGAATCCACGCTCAAAGACCTGTTCGATCAGGACACTGGTAACTGGATGAGCTGGTATACCAAGTCGGATCGTTACGCTCGTAATAAGCTGAACGCTGACTTGGAGTCTCTGCGCTCTTACTACCTGCAGCGCGGCTATTTGGAGTTCCGGGTGGACTCCACGCAAGTCGCTATCTCGCCAGACAAGCAAAACATTGGCCTGACGGTCAATGTGCACGAAGGCAATCAGTACGTGGTTTCCGGCGTCAAGCTGGACGGCAACTTCCTGGATCGTGACGATGAGTTCAAGTCTCTGGTCAAAATCAAGCCCGGCGAGCCCTATAACGCCGACCAAGTTGCTGAGACTATCAAAGCATTTACTGACTATTACAGTAACTTCGGCTTTGCTTTCGCTAAGGTGGAAGCAGTGCCTGAAATTGATCGCGCCAATAACCGTGTGAATATCACGCTGCAGGCCCAGCCTTCACGCCGTGCTTATATTCGCCGTATCAGCGTCAGCGGCAATAACAAAACCCGCGATGAAGTAATTCGCCGTGAGTTCCGTCAGTTTGAAGCCTCTTGGTATGACGGCCAGAAAATCAAGCTGTCACGCGACCGCGTTGATCGTTTGGGCTTCTTCACGCAAGTGGGCATCGAAACTCAGGAAGTGCCTGGCTCCCCCGATCAGGTTGATCTGATGATCAATGTGGTGGAAAAGCCCACCGGTTCGATTCAGCTGGGTGCAGGTTTTTCTAGCGCCGAAAAAGTTTCTCTGTCCTTTGGTATCAAGCAGGAAAACGTTTTTGGCTCCGGTAATTATCTGGGCTTGGATGTCAACACCAGTAAGTTCAACCGGACGCTGGTCGTTTCGACCACTAACCCGTACTTTACGGACAGCGGTATCTCTCGCACCTACGATTTGTACTACCGCACCACCCGTCCTTACTACGACAGCGGTGCCTATCAAATCATCACCAAGGGCGCTAGCGTGCGCTTTGGTGTGCCGTTTAGTGAAATTGATACGATTTTCTTCGGCGCAGGCGTTGAAGGTAATCAAATCAAGCCTGGTAATTACATGCCAGGCATTTATAGCCAGTATTGCGGAGGCTCTGATCAAGAGCAAGTGGGTTGCTCCAAGACCGGTATTCCTTTGACTTTGGGTTGGTCTCGCGATAACCGAGATAGCGCTTTGGCACCTAATGCTGGTCGCTACCAGCGTTTGAACTTGGAAGCTTCTTTCCTGAGCGATATGCGCTACATGAAGGCGAATTACCAAGTTCAGCAATACATTCCTTTGACCAAGAAATACACCATCGCGCTGAACGGCGAATTAGGTTGGGGCAAGGGCATTGGCGGTAATCCCTACCCAATTTTCAAGAATTTCTATTCGGGTGGTCTGGGATCTGTTCGTGGCTTTGAACAGGGTTCGCTGGGCCGCCGTGATAGCGTGAATACGAATCTGGCGCTTGGCGGTACGCGCAAGCTGACCCTGAATGGTGAATTCATGGTGCCGTTCCCCGGCGCTGGCAATGACAGAACCCTGCGTCTGTTTACATTTGTAGACGTGGGTAATGTATGGGCGGAAGGTGAAAGTATGGAGTTAAACTCTTTGCGTGCCTCCACAGGTATCGGTATTAGCTGGATTTCTCCATTGGGTCCGCTGCGTTTGGCTTATGCTCAGCCTATTCGTAAGCAAACCAACGATAGAATCCAGAAACTGCAATTCCAAATCGGAACATCTTTCTAA
- a CDS encoding phosphatidate cytidylyltransferase — MLKQRVITALILLAILLPALFYSDSTVPFAVLMLAFMAAGAWEWGRLNGFGQAGSLTLGAICTAMCAGSWWAGWLDQSLTTVWLIAGACWVLGGVLLLKAGVAGWPHIPAAVRLVGGVLALWLAWMAVVQARNIGINYLMSMLVLVWVADVFAYFAGRTFGLKFTKNKLAPSISPGKSWEGVWGGMLGVIALALVWSWADRHYGASVPSFYSVLQTRGLWFLLLAAVFMAAMSVVGDLVESLIKRSVGVKDSSGLLPGHGGVLDRIDALLPTLPLAMMLSSFVHP; from the coding sequence ATGCTCAAGCAGCGCGTTATTACCGCTTTGATTTTGTTGGCCATTTTGCTGCCCGCATTGTTTTATTCGGACAGCACTGTCCCATTTGCCGTGCTGATGCTGGCGTTTATGGCAGCAGGTGCTTGGGAGTGGGGGCGTCTCAACGGTTTTGGGCAAGCGGGCTCTTTGACGCTGGGCGCGATCTGCACTGCTATGTGCGCAGGCTCTTGGTGGGCAGGCTGGCTGGATCAGTCCTTGACAACAGTTTGGCTGATTGCTGGTGCTTGTTGGGTGCTGGGCGGCGTGTTGCTGTTGAAGGCCGGCGTGGCGGGCTGGCCCCATATTCCCGCTGCGGTGCGACTGGTGGGCGGCGTGTTGGCCTTGTGGCTGGCGTGGATGGCCGTGGTGCAGGCGCGCAATATTGGTATCAATTATTTGATGTCGATGCTGGTGCTAGTTTGGGTGGCTGACGTCTTCGCGTATTTCGCGGGTCGTACTTTTGGCCTCAAATTCACCAAAAACAAATTGGCCCCCTCCATCAGTCCCGGCAAAAGCTGGGAAGGTGTTTGGGGCGGCATGTTGGGTGTGATCGCTCTGGCTTTGGTCTGGAGCTGGGCTGACCGTCACTATGGTGCCAGCGTTCCCAGTTTTTATTCGGTGCTGCAAACGCGTGGGCTTTGGTTCCTGCTGCTGGCTGCAGTGTTTATGGCTGCGATGAGTGTGGTGGGCGACCTGGTCGAATCCCTCATTAAGCGCAGCGTTGGTGTCAAGGACAGCAGCGGCTTGCTGCCCGGCCATGGTGGTGTTCTGGATCGTATTGATGCGCTCCTGCCCACGCTGCCGTTGGCGATGATGCTCTCATCCTTTGTACATCCATGA
- the tsf gene encoding translation elongation factor Ts, translated as MAITASMVAELRAKTDAPMMECKKALTEADGDMAKAEELLRVKLGTKAGKAASRVTAEGVVAAFIEGGKGGLIEVNSETDFVSKNDSFMALANAAAKLVAENNPADIEALGALAYEQEGFGPTLEDVRKGLIGKIGENMSFRRFKAFEGTVAAYVHGSSIGVVVEFDGDAVAAKDVAMHVAAMKPAALTSAEVSAELIAKERAVAEAKAAESGKPADIVAKMVEGSVQKFLKEVSLADQVFVKAADGKQTVAQMLKAANTNVKAFTMFVVGEGIEKKVDDFAAEVAAQVAAAKAGA; from the coding sequence ATGGCAATTACTGCAAGCATGGTCGCTGAACTGCGCGCCAAGACCGACGCCCCCATGATGGAATGCAAGAAGGCTCTGACTGAAGCTGATGGCGATATGGCCAAGGCTGAAGAGCTGCTGCGCGTCAAGCTGGGCACCAAGGCTGGTAAGGCTGCTTCCCGCGTGACTGCTGAAGGCGTTGTGGCTGCTTTCATCGAAGGCGGCAAGGGCGGCCTGATCGAAGTGAACAGCGAAACCGACTTCGTGTCGAAGAACGACAGCTTCATGGCTCTGGCTAACGCTGCTGCCAAGCTGGTCGCTGAAAACAATCCTGCTGACATCGAAGCTCTGGGCGCTCTGGCCTACGAGCAAGAAGGTTTCGGCCCCACTCTGGAAGACGTGCGCAAGGGCCTGATCGGTAAGATCGGCGAAAACATGTCTTTCCGTCGCTTCAAGGCCTTTGAAGGCACTGTGGCTGCTTACGTGCACGGCTCGAGCATTGGTGTGGTTGTCGAGTTCGACGGCGACGCTGTTGCTGCCAAGGACGTGGCAATGCACGTGGCTGCGATGAAGCCCGCTGCTCTGACTTCCGCTGAAGTGTCTGCTGAGCTGATCGCTAAGGAGCGCGCTGTGGCTGAAGCCAAGGCTGCTGAATCCGGCAAGCCTGCTGACATCGTTGCTAAGATGGTTGAAGGCTCCGTGCAGAAGTTCCTGAAAGAAGTTTCCCTGGCTGACCAGGTCTTCGTGAAGGCTGCTGACGGCAAGCAAACCGTAGCTCAGATGCTCAAGGCTGCTAACACCAACGTGAAGGCATTCACCATGTTCGTGGTGGGCGAAGGCATTGAGAAGAAGGTTGACGACTTCGCTGCTGAAGTGGCCGCTCAAGTGGCTGCAGCCAAAGCTGGCGCTTAA
- a CDS encoding OmpH family outer membrane protein — MKSLSSHLSLAVLLGAMAVSAQAQEFKAGFVNTDRIFREASAAKAAQAKLEQEFSKREKELVDQGNTLKTASDKFEREAPTMAESQRASRQRQLVDQDREFQRKRREFQEDLNARKNEELSTVLERANKVVKQVAEAEKYDVILQEAVYINPKFDITDKVLKTLNGAK; from the coding sequence ATGAAATCTCTCTCTAGCCATCTTTCTCTGGCTGTGCTGCTTGGCGCAATGGCCGTCTCTGCGCAAGCACAGGAATTCAAGGCAGGTTTTGTGAACACGGATCGTATCTTCCGTGAAGCATCTGCAGCCAAGGCTGCCCAAGCCAAGCTTGAGCAGGAGTTTTCCAAGCGTGAAAAGGAATTGGTCGATCAAGGTAATACCTTGAAGACTGCTTCCGATAAGTTCGAGCGTGAAGCACCGACGATGGCGGAAAGCCAGCGCGCTTCGCGTCAGCGTCAGCTGGTGGATCAGGATCGTGAATTCCAGCGCAAGCGCCGTGAGTTTCAAGAAGATCTGAATGCTCGCAAGAACGAAGAACTGTCCACAGTCCTGGAACGTGCGAACAAGGTAGTCAAGCAAGTCGCAGAAGCTGAAAAGTACGATGTGATCTTGCAAGAAGCTGTATATATCAACCCCAAGTTTGATATTACAGACAAGGTGCTCAAGACCCTGAATGGCGCAAAGTAA
- the frr gene encoding ribosome recycling factor, producing MTIAEIKKNTETKMGQSIEALKNNLSRVRTGRANPALLDTIHVEYYGSMVPLSQVANVSLMDSRTISVQVWEKPMAAKVEKAIRESELGLNPASMGELIRVPMPPMSEERRKEMTKLARNEGENSKIAIRNLRRDANEGVKKLVKDKEASEDDQKRCEADIQKITDKRIAEIDMLVAAKEQDIMAV from the coding sequence ATGACGATTGCTGAAATCAAAAAGAACACTGAAACCAAGATGGGTCAATCCATCGAGGCTTTGAAGAACAACCTCTCGCGCGTGCGTACTGGCCGTGCAAACCCCGCGCTGCTGGACACTATCCATGTGGAGTACTACGGCTCTATGGTGCCTTTGTCTCAGGTGGCCAACGTGTCCCTGATGGACTCGCGCACCATCAGCGTGCAGGTCTGGGAAAAGCCCATGGCCGCCAAGGTGGAAAAAGCCATTCGCGAAAGCGAATTGGGCCTGAACCCCGCATCCATGGGTGAGCTGATTCGCGTGCCCATGCCTCCTATGAGCGAAGAGCGCCGCAAGGAAATGACCAAGCTGGCTCGCAACGAAGGCGAAAACTCCAAGATTGCGATTCGTAATCTGCGTCGCGATGCCAATGAAGGCGTCAAGAAGCTGGTGAAGGACAAGGAAGCTTCTGAAGACGATCAAAAGCGTTGCGAAGCCGACATCCAAAAGATCACTGACAAGCGCATTGCCGAAATTGACATGCTGGTGGCTGCTAAAGAGCAGGACATCATGGCGGTCTAA
- the rseP gene encoding RIP metalloprotease RseP — MLLTVVAFIVALGVLIAVHEWGHYRVAVACGVKVLRYSIGFGKPLLRWTSKKSGTEYVIAALPLGGYVRMLDEREGEVKPEEKHLAFNNQPLKSRAAIVAAGPAANLVLAIALLAVVNWLGMSEPAARLAAPPAGSMLQVAGVQSGEWVQRASIGGQEWQPVRAMGDLRWLVTTAAMDGESLQLEVASQANGAPRVVPLNLAALQQKEPDAVFFEKIGLLGAWSSPVVEDAVAGGPADKAGLKKGDVIISINGQPSLDGAQVRAAIRASGSAGSVDAQAWVIDRAGQRLTLEVQPELLPAKDGQPASARVNAFIGSQPEMVQVRRGLWDGLSAGVQRTWELSSMTLRMMGRMLIGEASLKNISGPLTIADYAGKSANMGLVQYLSFLALISISLGVLNLLPLPVLDGGHLMYYLWEGVTGRSVSDVWAERLQRAGVAVILMMMSIAFFNDINRLWG; from the coding sequence GTGCTGCTGACCGTTGTCGCTTTCATTGTGGCTCTGGGGGTTCTCATTGCGGTGCACGAGTGGGGCCACTATCGCGTGGCTGTTGCTTGTGGCGTCAAGGTGCTGCGCTACTCCATCGGCTTTGGTAAGCCTTTGCTGCGCTGGACCAGTAAAAAATCCGGTACCGAATATGTGATTGCGGCCCTGCCATTGGGCGGCTATGTGCGCATGCTCGATGAGCGTGAGGGTGAGGTCAAGCCTGAAGAAAAGCATCTTGCTTTTAACAACCAACCCCTGAAATCGCGTGCTGCCATTGTGGCGGCAGGCCCTGCCGCCAACTTGGTTCTAGCGATTGCTTTGCTGGCGGTAGTCAATTGGCTAGGCATGAGCGAGCCAGCGGCGCGGCTGGCCGCTCCACCTGCAGGCTCGATGCTGCAAGTAGCGGGTGTGCAAAGCGGCGAATGGGTGCAGCGTGCCTCGATCGGTGGTCAAGAATGGCAGCCAGTGCGTGCCATGGGTGATTTGCGCTGGCTGGTGACTACAGCGGCGATGGATGGCGAGTCGCTGCAACTGGAAGTCGCATCGCAAGCCAACGGCGCGCCGCGCGTGGTGCCATTGAATCTGGCGGCGCTGCAGCAAAAAGAGCCTGATGCTGTTTTTTTTGAAAAAATTGGTTTGCTCGGAGCATGGAGCAGCCCTGTTGTTGAAGATGCGGTTGCCGGTGGTCCTGCCGATAAAGCGGGCCTGAAAAAGGGCGATGTCATCATCAGTATCAACGGCCAGCCATCTTTAGATGGTGCGCAGGTGCGTGCTGCGATTCGGGCTTCTGGCTCTGCAGGTAGTGTGGATGCTCAGGCTTGGGTGATTGATCGGGCAGGGCAGCGCTTAACGCTAGAGGTGCAGCCGGAGTTGCTGCCTGCCAAAGACGGTCAGCCTGCAAGTGCCCGAGTGAATGCTTTTATTGGTAGTCAGCCCGAGATGGTTCAGGTTCGTCGCGGCCTATGGGATGGGCTGAGTGCCGGTGTACAAAGGACTTGGGAGCTATCTTCCATGACGCTGCGCATGATGGGGCGCATGCTGATTGGCGAGGCTTCATTGAAGAACATTAGCGGTCCTTTAACGATTGCCGATTACGCAGGCAAGTCGGCCAATATGGGCTTGGTTCAATACTTATCGTTTCTTGCGCTCATCAGCATCAGTTTGGGTGTGCTCAACCTGCTACCATTACCTGTTCTCGACGGTGGGCACCTGATGTATTATCTTTGGGAAGGCGTGACGGGACGCAGCGTCTCCGATGTCTGGGCCGAAAGGCTGCAGCGCGCAGGTGTGGCAGTTATCTTGATGATGATGTCAATTGCCTTTTTCAACGATATCAACCGGCTCTGGGGCTAA
- the ispC gene encoding 1-deoxy-D-xylulose-5-phosphate reductoisomerase, producing the protein MKQKITVLGSTGSIGTNTLDVVARHPDQYEIFALSAATQVDLMLKQCAQFKPRFAVMASAPHAQQLAEKIKKNGLQVQVLQGSDALEVIASHPDVDAVMAAIVGAAGLAPCLAAAKAGKRLLLANKEALVVGGALFMDTVKRHGATLLPIDSEHSAIFQCLPEDSRTWADRIDCLLLTASGGPFRQRDPATLSQITPEQACAHPNFSMGRKISVDSATMMNKALEVIEARWLFDMAPEKIKVVIHPQQIVHSMVQFKDSSVLAQLGTPDMRVPIACGLAWPERIASGTPVLDFTKLAALTFEEADAQRFPGLHLSWQALRAPEGTTTVLNAANEIAVAAFLERRLSFDRIHAVNLQTLESVQPGAVSTLEDLMALDARAREQAAAIAQQWAC; encoded by the coding sequence ATGAAGCAGAAAATCACGGTTCTAGGTTCTACCGGCTCGATCGGAACGAACACCTTAGATGTGGTGGCGCGCCACCCTGATCAATACGAAATTTTTGCTTTGAGCGCAGCCACGCAAGTGGATTTGATGCTCAAGCAATGCGCCCAATTCAAGCCGCGTTTTGCGGTGATGGCCAGTGCCCCGCATGCACAGCAATTGGCTGAAAAAATCAAGAAAAATGGCCTTCAAGTCCAGGTTCTGCAAGGATCTGACGCTCTTGAAGTAATAGCATCTCATCCTGATGTGGATGCTGTCATGGCGGCGATTGTGGGCGCGGCTGGTTTGGCGCCTTGCTTGGCGGCGGCCAAGGCCGGCAAACGCTTGCTGCTTGCCAATAAAGAAGCGCTGGTGGTGGGTGGTGCCTTGTTTATGGACACCGTCAAGCGCCATGGTGCAACGCTGCTGCCGATTGACAGCGAGCATTCCGCCATCTTCCAGTGTCTTCCTGAAGACAGCCGCACTTGGGCTGATCGCATCGATTGTTTGTTGCTGACCGCATCGGGCGGCCCATTTCGCCAGCGTGACCCGGCAACTCTGTCTCAGATCACGCCTGAGCAAGCCTGCGCGCACCCTAACTTTTCCATGGGCCGCAAGATCTCGGTGGACTCTGCCACCATGATGAATAAGGCGCTGGAAGTGATTGAGGCGCGTTGGTTGTTTGACATGGCGCCTGAAAAAATCAAGGTCGTCATTCACCCCCAACAGATCGTGCACTCCATGGTGCAGTTCAAAGATTCGTCTGTGCTGGCGCAATTAGGTACGCCTGATATGCGTGTGCCCATTGCCTGCGGTCTGGCTTGGCCTGAGCGTATTGCAAGCGGCACACCGGTGCTGGACTTCACCAAGTTAGCAGCACTGACCTTTGAAGAGGCGGATGCCCAGCGTTTCCCCGGCCTGCACCTGTCTTGGCAGGCTCTGCGAGCGCCTGAAGGCACGACCACAGTCCTGAATGCGGCCAATGAAATAGCAGTGGCTGCATTCTTGGAGCGCCGTTTATCATTTGATCGCATTCATGCGGTGAACCTGCAAACGCTTGAATCTGTGCAACCAGGCGCAGTCTCTACTCTGGAAGATTTGATGGCCTTGGATGCGCGAGCGCGCGAGCAGGCGGCTGCAATTGCCCAGCAGTGGGCTTGCTGA
- the uppS gene encoding polyprenyl diphosphate synthase codes for MTSQKNGAPPRHIAVIMDGNGRWAKRRLLPRLAGHKQGVESLRRCARACVERGVQVLTVFAFSSENWNRPQEEVSGLMNLLASALAKEVAQLSRDGVRLYFVGERQGLSDKVRAGLEEAERSTAHNTRLILNVCFNYGGRWDIAQAAQKVVVQGLELNPENLDKAMALAHVPDPDLMIRTGGETRISNFLLWQAAYSELYFSNALWPEFDEAALDAAIAVFSARERRFGQTSEQIQPSTAVNQTA; via the coding sequence TTGACATCTCAAAAAAACGGCGCGCCGCCGCGCCATATCGCCGTCATCATGGATGGCAATGGGCGGTGGGCCAAGCGCCGACTGCTCCCGCGCCTTGCTGGTCATAAGCAGGGCGTGGAGTCTCTGCGCCGTTGTGCTCGCGCTTGTGTTGAGCGCGGCGTGCAGGTCCTCACGGTGTTTGCGTTTTCTTCCGAGAACTGGAACCGCCCGCAAGAAGAGGTCTCTGGCCTCATGAATTTGCTGGCTTCGGCTCTGGCTAAAGAAGTGGCGCAACTCAGTCGTGATGGTGTGCGCCTGTACTTTGTGGGTGAGCGCCAAGGCTTGAGCGACAAAGTGCGCGCAGGCTTGGAAGAGGCCGAGCGCTCTACGGCGCACAACACGCGCTTGATTCTGAATGTGTGCTTCAACTACGGCGGCCGCTGGGATATTGCTCAGGCCGCGCAAAAAGTGGTGGTACAAGGCCTAGAGCTCAATCCTGAGAATCTGGACAAAGCGATGGCGCTTGCCCATGTACCAGACCCAGACTTGATGATTCGCACGGGCGGCGAAACGCGCATTAGCAACTTTTTGCTCTGGCAGGCAGCTTATTCTGAGCTGTACTTCAGCAATGCTTTGTGGCCCGAATTTGACGAAGCTGCGTTGGATGCTGCTATCGCTGTTTTCAGCGCTCGTGAGCGTCGCTTTGGCCAGACTTCTGAGCAAATTCAACCATCGACTGCCGTCAATCAGACGGCTTAA
- the pyrH gene encoding UMP kinase, which translates to MSNAKPAHKRILLKLSGEALMGDDQFGINRTTIERMVSEIGEVTKLGVQVAVVIGGGNIFRGVAGGSVGMDRATADYMGMLATVMNALALADAMDKQGMTARVMSAIAIEQVVEPYVRPKALQYLEEGKVVVFAAGTGNPFFTTDTAAALRGAEIGAEVVLKATKVDGVYTADPMKDPTATRYEKLAFDEAISRNLGIMDATAFALCRDQKLPIRVFSIVKPGALKRVVMGEDEGTLVYA; encoded by the coding sequence ATGTCCAACGCCAAACCAGCCCACAAGCGTATTTTGCTCAAGCTGTCAGGGGAGGCGTTAATGGGGGATGATCAGTTCGGTATCAACCGCACCACGATCGAACGCATGGTGTCTGAAATCGGGGAAGTGACCAAGCTGGGTGTGCAAGTCGCCGTAGTGATCGGTGGCGGCAACATCTTCCGCGGGGTGGCGGGCGGCTCGGTCGGTATGGACCGTGCTACTGCTGATTACATGGGCATGCTGGCAACGGTGATGAACGCGTTGGCTCTGGCTGATGCGATGGACAAGCAGGGCATGACAGCTCGCGTGATGTCTGCAATTGCGATTGAGCAAGTGGTCGAGCCCTACGTGCGCCCCAAGGCGCTGCAGTACCTCGAAGAGGGCAAGGTTGTGGTGTTTGCCGCAGGTACAGGCAACCCCTTCTTCACCACGGATACAGCCGCTGCGCTGCGCGGCGCCGAAATCGGTGCTGAAGTGGTTCTGAAGGCTACCAAGGTCGATGGCGTGTACACGGCCGATCCCATGAAGGATCCCACCGCCACCCGCTATGAAAAGCTGGCTTTTGATGAGGCCATCTCTCGCAATTTGGGCATCATGGACGCCACCGCTTTTGCGCTGTGCCGTGACCAGAAACTGCCTATCCGCGTGTTCTCCATCGTTAAGCCCGGCGCCCTCAAGCGCGTGGTTATGGGCGAAGACGAAGGCACTCTGGTGTACGCTTAA